From Salvelinus fontinalis isolate EN_2023a chromosome 30, ASM2944872v1, whole genome shotgun sequence, one genomic window encodes:
- the LOC129828679 gene encoding KIF-binding protein-like: MASTYSHEWRAVCDKFNNAQELSEVESRKDPENDPFRSKYKARELLREIYCSLKNFDVGENESVNDEADQRPTEQPVDGGMEEGFGRGHCGDSPAGSRAAKLGAVEYYLGVNHVETEELSAGEEHLMNCMTLLEKCSISPENVSLFIQVRNQLGILWAGRDEIEKAQGFLETAEAMYIRYMKEDGQPPMDLTEFFVAEEEALPQQERTKRFEMAYTHTLYYLAQVYKNLEQYEKAGGYCHSTLQRQLKFNQFIPLEWAINAATLSQYYITKNLYMEGRHCLSAASVIADLAGEVPSEAAAQESEAEAEKRDQLRQKRAEIARCWIKYCLNLLQDAKKLLEDNIGELDMDRQAELRATRLQEEEEKERGRKSAVLFGSTDTFDSICGLEEKVSCVFPVDFEEARAIFLVGQTYVNQAKEYFEMDGHVTDHIEILQDHSALFKALAFFEEDMERRCKMHKRRVDMMEPICKDLNAQYYLLVCRQLQFELAETYYEMMDLKLAVANKQDDLDAHTVKKFNHLCSSSTRFYQMFLDSVRSPEGKWPEKLEDEVLRPALVAKFRVARLHSRLISSSKTVQLENLNRSLECYNFVVQYCKDNPEAKSAIETELELSEEMVSLLPLKINRLQANLDSSNGL, encoded by the exons ATGGCTTCCACATACAGTCATGAGTGGAGGGCAGTTTGCGACAAATTTAATAATGCTCAAGAACTATCTGAAGTAGAATCAAGAAAAGACCCAGAAAATGACCCTTTTCGATCGAAGTATAAGGCAAGGGAGCTTTTGAGAGAGATTTACTGCTCCTTGAAGAATTTCGATGTCGGTGAAAACGAGAGCGTCAATGATGAAGCCGACCAGCGCCCGACAGAGCAGCCCGTTGacggaggaatggaggagggctTTGGGAGAGGCCACTGTGGAGATTCCCCAGCCGGATCAAGAGCAGCTAAACTCGGGGCGGTGGAGTATTATCTTGGTGTAAACCACGTGGAAACAGAAGAGCTGTCTGCTGGAGAGGAACATTTAATGAATTGCATGACATTGCTGGAGAAGTGCAGCATATCACCAGAGAACGTGTCTTTGTTCATCCAAGTCAGG AATCAACTGGGCATTCTGTGGGCTGGCAGGGATGAAATTGAGAAAGCCCAAGGATTTTTGGAAACTGCAGAAGCAATGTATATTCGGTACATGAAAGAG GATGGGCAACCCCCAATGGACCTCACCGAGTTCTTTGTGGCAGAGGAAGAAGCATTACCCCAACAGGAGAGGACCAAGAG ATTTGAAATGGCTTATACCCACACACTGTACTATCTTGCACAAGTGTACAAGAACTTGGAGCAGTATGAGAAAGCTGGGGGCTACTGCCACAGCACTCTGCAGAGACAGCTGAAATTCAACCAATTCATTCCTCTGGAATGGGCCATCAACGCAGCCACGTTATCACAATATTACATCACCAAG AACCTCTACATGGAGGGCAGGCACTGTCTATCTGCTGCCAGTGTCATAGCAGACCTGGCCGGGGAGGTCCCCTCAGAAGCTGCTGCCCAGGAGA GTGAAGCTGAAGCTGAGAAGCGAGACCAACTTAGACAGAAGAGAGCTGAAATAGCCAGGTGTTGGATAAAATACTGTCTTAATTTGTTGCAAGATGCCAAGAAACTTCTCGAG GACAACATTGGAGAGCTAGATATGGATCGTCAAGCAGAGCTGAGAGCAACACGgctacaggaggaggaggagaaggagaggggaaggaagagtgCTGTTCTGTTTGGTTCCACTGACACCTTTGACTCCATCTGTGGTCTGGAGGAGAAAGTGAGTTGTGTCTTCCCTGTGGACTTTGAGGAAGCCCGCGCCATCTTCCTGGTTGGCCAGACCTACGTAAATCAAGCCAAGGAGTACTTTGAGATGGACGGCCACGTCACAGACCACATCGAGATCCTGCAGGACCACAGCGCTCTCTTCAAGGCCCTGGCTTTCTTTGAGGAGGACATGGAGCGTCGCTGCAAGATGCACAAGCGGCGTGTGGACATGATGGAGCCCATCTGCAAAGACCTGAACGCCCAGTACTACCTGCTCGTCTGCCGCCAGCTGCAGTTTGAGCTGGCTGAGACCTACTACGAGATGATGGATCTCAAGCTGGCCGTGGCCAACAAGCAGGACGACTTGGATGCGCACACGGTCAAGAAGTTTAACCacctctgctcctcctccaccAGGTTCTACCAGATGTTCCTTGACTCCGTCCGCTCGCCAGAGGGCAAATGGCCGGAGAAACTGGAGGACGAGGTGCTGAGGCCGGCACTGGTGGCTAAGTTCCGGGTGGCTCGTCTCCACAGCAGGCTGATCTCGTCCAGCAAAACCGTTCAGCTGGAGAACCTGAACCGCTCCCTGGAGTGCTACAACTTTGTGGTCCAGTACTGCAAGGACAACCCAGAGGCTAAAAGCGCCATTGAGACAGAGCTGGAGCTGAGCGAAGAGATGGTCAGCCTTCTGCCCCTCAAGATCAACCGACTCCAGGCAAATCTGGACTCCTCTAACGGACTCTAA